The genomic segment TCCCCTCTCGAGCCGCCGGTCGCCACGATGCGCGGCATGTCGGTCGTGCCCCGATACGCTGGGCTGACCGTCCCGCCGCGACGTCGAGAGGCACCCGCCGATGATCACCATCACGTTCGATGCGACGTGGTGGGCGGTGCTCGTCCTCGTGCTCGATCTGACGATCCGCATCGCGGCGATCATCATCGTCCCTCGCAACCGCCGGCCCACCGCCGCGATGGCGTGGCTCCTCGCGATCTACTTCATCCCCATCATCGGCGTCTTCCTGTTCCTGCTCATCGGCAACCCGAGGCTGCCGCGCAAGCGCCGGCGCAAGCAGGAGCGCATCAACGAGTACATCCACGACACCAGCGCCTCGCTGGACTTCGGAACGCTGCGCCCGCACGCCCCGTCCTGGTTCACGTCGCTCGTCACACTCAACCGCAACCTCGGCGCGATGCCGCTCGCCGGCGACAACTCCGCGCAGCTCATCCCCGACTACCAGGAGAGCCTCGACGCCATGGCCGACGCGATCCGGGCGGCGGAGCGGTACGTGCACGTCGAGTTCTACATCTTCCAGGCGGATGCCTCGACCGACAACTTCTTCCGCGCGCTCGAGGAGGTCGCGGCCCGCGGTGTGCCGGTGAGGGTGCTGCTGGACCACTGGGCCAACCGCGGCAAGCCGAAGTACCGCCGCACGATCAAGCGCCTGGACGCGATGGGCGCGCAATGGCGCCTGATGCTGCCGGTGCAGCCGCTGCGCGGCAAGTACCAGCGGCCCGACCTGCGCAACCACCGCAAGCTGCTCGTCGTCGACGGCCGGGTCGCGTTCACGGGCTCGCAGAACGTGACCGACTCGACGTACAACCTGCGCAAGAACATCCGGCGCGGCCTGCACTGGGTCGACCTCATGGCGCGCATCGAAGGCCCGGTCGTGGCATCCGTCAACGCGGTCTTCCTCAGCGACTGGTATAGCGAGACCGACGAGGTGCTCACCGACGACATCGACCTGTTCGACGTGCAGGCGGGCCCCGGCGACCTCGACTGCCAGATCGTGCCGTCGGGGCCGGGATTCGAGTTCCAGAACAACCTGAAGCTCTTCGCCGGGCTGCTGTACGCGGCGCAGCGGCAGATCATCGTGGTCAGCCCCTACTTCGTGCCCGACGAGGCGCTGCTGCTGGCGATCACAACGGCCTGCCAGCGCGGCATCCATGTCGAGCTGTTCGTGTCGGAGGAGGGCGATCAGGCGATCGTCTACCACGCCCAGCGCAGCTACTACGAGGCGCTGCTGCGCGCCGGCGTGAAGATCTGGATGTACAAGCGGCCGTACATCCTGCACACCAAGAGCCTCACGATCGACGACGAGGTCGCGATCATCGGCTCCAGCAACATGGACATGCGCTCGTTCGGTCTCAACATGGAGATCTCGATGCTCGTGCGCGGCGAGGAGTTCGTGCGGCAGATGCGCGGGGTCGAGGACATGTACCGCTCCCACTCCCGCGAGCTCACGCTGGCGGAGTGGGAGAAGCAGCCGCTGCGCTCGACGATCCTCGACAACCTCGCGCGGCTGACTTCGGCGCTGCAATGAACGCGGTCCACACCGCCCGCTTCCTCGCGCGAAGCGAGGTCGTCGCACTCGTCGCGCTGGTCCTCACTGCCCTCATCTGCGGCGCCGCAGCGGCCGTCATCGTGCCCCCGGGCCTGCCGTATGACGAGCCAGCGCATTGGTCGAACGTGCTCTTCTACGCGAGGGAGCGCGCGTTGCCCGTGCTGGGAGAGGAGGGTGTGCTGTATCAGGCGCAGCAGGCGCCGCTGTACTACGCCGTGGCGGCACTGATCATGTCGGTCGTGGGGGAGGGCGGGGAGGGGCTCCTCGCGGTTCGTCTTCTGGGAGCGCTCGGTGGCGCGGTGGTCGTCGGGGTGACGTTCTTCCTCCTGCGGGCAGCAGTGCCTCGCGACCGGCTGGTGGTCGCGACCGGGACCGCTTTCGTCGCGCTCAATCCGATGCTGACCGTGATGGCGGCGTCGGTTCAGAACGACTCGTGGGCGCTGGCGGCCGGCTTCGGTGCCGTGCTCGCAGCAGTGGTCTCGCGACCGTGGAACAGCTGGGCGGCGGGTGCTGCCATCGGCGCACTGAGCGCAGCGGCGATGCTCGTCAAGGTCAGCATGGCGCCGCTCGTGGTGGGCATCGTCGCGTGGCTCCTTCTGCACAGGCGGGTGCGGACCGCCGTGGTGGCGACGGTTGTCGTCGCCGCCTCGACCGCATGGTGGTTCGTCCGCAATCTGCTGCTCTACGGCGATGCGACCGGTCAGGCGGGGGTCGAGGCGGCGGGTTTCGAGTTTGGAACCGGCGGGCTATCGGTGGATGCGCTGGCGCGCTCGGTTCTCACGTACTTGAGCGTTCCCACCGAGTACTTGCGCAACACCCTCGTCTCGCCCTGGTGGGCGGACGTGCTCATCTTCTTCATCGCGGCGGCGATCGCGGCGGGAGGAGTCATGCTGCTGCGGCGGGCCCGAGAGATCGGCGACCGTGCGCCACTGCAGCTGGTCCTCATCGTCGGCGCCGCGTCGGTGACGGCGTGGCTGCTGCAGGTGAACCTCGGCTGGCAGGTCGCGTTCCGGACCGCTTATGGAGTGATCCCTCTCGTCGCGCTGGCCTACGGGGGAACCACCCTGCTGGCGAGGCGTCCTCTCGGACGGATCGCGGTGGCTTGCGTCGCTTGCGGATTGCTGCTGGTCCTCGGCGCGTGGGTGGCGACCGCCCTCGTCATCACTTCGCCACCGGCGATGCTGCCCTTCTGACTGAGCGTTCGCAGGCACCGTTAGGCTGGCCCGGTGAGCGACGGGCTGGGTCGGGAGGCCCCGGTGAGCATTCCCTCGGTGGTGCGCGTCAGGCTCGCTCGTCCTGCCGTGCAGCTCATCGCTGACGAGGTCGGGGCCGACATCCTCCACATCAAGGGCGATGCCGTGGACACGTCGCTCCGAGCCGTCGCCCAGCCCGGAACGGATGTCGACGCGCTGGTTCGTCCGTCCCAGGTGGCATCGCTGGACCGCGGTCTCAAGGCTCACGGCTGGCAGGTGTACAGCACCTTCCGGTATGGCTCGCCCTTCGGTCACGCTCAGACCTACCTGCACCCCACGTGGGGTTACTTCGACCTCCATCGGTCGTTTCCCGGCGTGCGGCGTGACGCTGAGCAGGCGTTCGAGCTTCTTTGGCGGGAGAGGAAACGGCTGGAGATGCCGGGGGCGCGCGGCAGCGCGCCGGCTCGGGAGGCGCAGGCGGTGCTGCTCGTGCTCAACGACGCCCGGAATCGAGCCCGGGTTCCCGATCCCGTGAACCGGTGGATCGACGGGGGCCGCGTGGATGCCGATGCCGTCTCGGCGTGGGTCGACCGACTCGAGGCGCGTGTCGGATTCGCCGCCGCGACGGGAGACCTCGAACGCTACCGAGGAGAGCCCGACTACCCGCTGTGGCGCGTGACCACCCAGGGTGGTACCCGCGTCGCAGAATGGCGCGCCCGAATCCGTGCCGCGCCGACGTTCGCCGAGGCGATCCGGATCGCCGCCCTGGCACCGGTCGTGAATGTCGAGCAGCTCGCGCATCGCCTGGGCCGCTCTCCCACCCGCCGAGAGATCGTCGCCGGCTTCTTGGCGCGTCCGCTGACGGCGATCAGGCAGCTCCCGCGACGCCGTACTGGTGGGGGAACGCGGTGACGGGCTTCGTCCCAGGGCCGGGCGTCGGCTTCGTTGTGGAAGCGGGCGACGTCTACGTCGCCCGCCTTCCGGACGGTCCGATCCTCCAGCTGACCGACACGGCCGCCCTCATCTGGGAGGCTGCGCTGGCAGGTCCACGGCAGACGCTGGTGATGCGGCTCGCCGAGCTGGTCGCGGCCGAGCCGGCCAATATCTCCGGAGACGTGATGGACTTCATCGATCGACTGACTCGCGAAGGGCTGATCAGACCTGCCCCGGTGGGAGATACTGAACCCATCGGATAGCCAGGGGGTGATCCCATGCAGACGGCGATGTGGCGGGATCGCCTCGCACAATGGTGGGCGGGGGCCTGGCGGTGGGTGTTGATGGCGGCCGGTGCGGTCGTCGCCGTCACCGTATTGCTCGGACAGCAGTCCGCGATGGGGCTGGTGACCGCCTCGGCGATCGCCGGTCTGGTGATCGCCGCCGCATTGACGCCGCGTGTGCCCCTCGCTGTCGCCCTGATGGCGACGCCGGCGTTGTTCATTCCTGTGCGCGCGGGTCTGGGCGGTGCGGATCTCTCCGTCTCGGACGTCGCCCTCGCGGCCGCCTTCGGCACCGCGATCCTCCTGGGGCACCGGCCCTACAGCCGCCCTTTGCGGCAGATCTTGTGGCTGAACCTCGTCTATCAGTTCGCCACGCTGTTCACCGTCATCGTCAATCCCTACGCCGCGAACACGGTCGAATGGTTCCACGCGTGGCTTCTCGTCTCGGGAGCGATCATCGTGGGGTGGGCGCTCGGTCGCGCCGGCTATGCCCGCCCGGCGCTGATCCTCATGATCGGTGCGGCGTGCATGATCGCCGTCGGAACGATCGTGACGGGTCTCATCCAGTTCTCGCGCGGCGACCTCGGGCCGGTGTACCCGTCCTGGCCCGTGGAGATGCACAAGAACTTCGCCGGCACGGTGATGGCGTTCGCCGCAGTCGTCGCCTACGCGAATCCTCAGTGGCTCTCGCTGACACGTGGGTGGGCGCGAGCCGCCTTCTGGCTCCTCTGTGTCGGTATCGTGCTCACCCAGTCGAGGCAGGCGGCGCTCGGCCTGATCGTGGCAGTCGTCGTTCTGGCGCTCCGGCGCGGCGCCGGAGGCAACCGGCACTCGCGCCTCGTCCTGCTGCTGCTGGCTCCAGCGGTGTGGTTGATCGCGGTCATGGTCTTGGATCAGGTCAGCTCCGACAATCAGTTCAACTCGGCCAACACCCGACTCGAGTGGCTGCGAGCGATGTTCGCCTACTGGAAGGAGGCGCCCGTCTTCGGACACGGCCTCCGGTATTGGTACCAAGGGGGATGGGCGGACTTCCAGCCGCCGCAGGCGGAGGTCGAGGTTGCCGTGTCGGCCGGGGTGGTGGGCCTGATCGGCTTCATCGTCATGTGGCTCGGCATCCTGGTGATCCTCTGGCGTGTGGATCCGGTTTACGGCACGCTCGCCTTTGCCGTCCTGCTGAGCCGTCTCGTGCAGTCGCAATTCGATCTGTTCTGGGTGGCCGGGCAGGTGTCGATCCCCTTCGTGATCGCGGGCATTTGCCTGGGCGCGCAGGCATCGGCGGCCGAACGCCGCGAGAGTTTCACCGCCGACCTGGCGGCGCCGGTGGCGCGACGGTGACCGGCGGGGCCGCCGGCCGTGCCGCAATCCGGGCAGGCTCGGCGAGCGGCCCGATGCGTATGATCGACACCAGCGCCACGTGAGAATGCGCCTCGTCGCGTGGGGTGGGGGCGTAAGCGTGCCGGGGTTGGGGGAGCTGTATGGAACTGCGGGACTACGTGCGGGGATTGCGACGCCATTGGCTGGCGATCGTGATGATGGTTCTCGTCGGATTCGGCGCCTCTTTCGTCTGGGTGCAGCTGCAGACGCCCGTCTATGAGGCGGCCGCCGATGGCATCGCCAAGCTCGATCAGAGCGAGCTGGACGAGCAGAGCATCATCCAGATCGGTGACCCGGCGGCGGCGGCCAAGGTCCCCTCCTTCCTCGTGATCGCGGGATGGCGGGATGTCGCCCAGTACGTGATCGAGGATCTTGGTCTCGACACCACCCCGGAGGAGCTGATCGAACGCGTCGCCGTGAGCAACCCGGAAGGTACGACCATCCTCCGCGTCGTCGCCCAGGCGGACAGCCCGACGGCTGCGCGCGAACTGGCGGAATCCTGGCTTCGTGGCATGGTCGACACCATCGACCAGGTCGACGGCAACGGCAGCCCGGGCTCCGCTCCTGTGAACATCGTGGCGGGCGACTCGGCCTCGCTGCCGTCAGAGCCGATCTTCCCCGACCTTCGCACATCGCTGATCGTGGGTGGTGTGATCGGGCTGGGTTTCGGCGTCGGCTTCGCTCTCATGCGAACGGCATCCGATCGCCGGGTGCGCACCGCCGACGACGTGGAGAAGAAGACCGAGGTCGCCGTCGTGGGCACCCTCCCCTTCGCCAAGCAGTCGGGGGCGGAGACGCGTCTGTTCGATCCCGACGCCGCGCGAGGCGGCCCGGGATTCGCGGTCGCGGAGGCGCTGCGAACCCTTCGCACCAATCTGCAGTTCATGGATGTCGACAACCCTCCGCGGACCATCGTCATCACCAGCCCCCTGCCTGGAGACGGCAAGTCAACCGTGGCGTGCAATCTCGCCCTCACGCTCGCAGCGAACGGCTCGCACGTCGTGCTGGTCGACGGCGACCTCCGACGTTCCAAGGTGGCCGAGACGATGGGCGTCAGCTCCAGCGCGGGCCTCAGCGATGTCCTTGCGGGGCGCGCCGAGGTCGTCGACGTCCTGCAGCGTGCTCCGCAATCGAAGAATCTCTTCGTCCTCGCCGCCGGAAGCCCACCGCCGAACCCCAGCGAGGTGTTGGGCTCTGCGCGCATGAAGCACCTGCTGGATGACCTCGCCGAGCACTCCACGGTGATCATCGACGCCCCGCCGCTCATCCCCGTCACGGACGGCGCCGTCCTGTCGCATCAAGCCGACGGAGCCCTGGTCGTCGTGAGCCTCGGCAAGACGACGTTCGACCTGGTGGAGAAGGCCTTGGACACCCTGCGAAAGGCACGGGGACGCGCTTTGGGGATCGTCTTGAACAAGGTTCCCCTCCGGGGCGCTGATGCATCGCCGTACTCGTACGAGTACCAACGCCACTACAGCGCTGGGCACGCCAAGCGTGGCGCGCCGGCCGCCGCAGCCGAAGCGGTGCCGTCTGCCGCCGACGAGCCACTCTCGAGCAGCGGTGGGCGCCCAGTCGATCACACCCGCCCGACCTTCCTCGCGGCAGCTTCCCTCGACGCCGCCGCTTCGGATGAGGCGGGTGCCATGGATGACGTGGGGGGCCTGGATGCCGAGGCGGCGGAGGTGCGTCCGACCGCACAGCCCTCCCCCCGGAACAGTGGGGCAGCGCCCGCCTCCGCGAGCGCGCCCGCCGAGGGTGGGGGCGTCTTCGACGAGCTGTTGGCTCCGGACCACGACGGCTCCGCGCACGGTGAGCAGACAGGGGCGCCTCGCCGGCATCGGGCACGGAGAGGCTGAGGGGTGTCGCTGGAACTGAGAGCACGCGCCGTCGCCTTCTACCTCCCCCAGTTCTTCCCCATCCCCGAGAACGACGACTGGTGGGGGCCTGGGTTCACCGAGTGGACCAATGCGGCCAGGGCCCGGCCGCTCTTCCGTGGGCATCAGCAGCCGACTCTGCCTGCGGACCTCGGGTTCTACGACCTTCGGGTACCAGAGACACGCCAGGCGCAAAGCGACCTTGCGCGGCAGTACGGCGTGGAGGCATTCGCGTACTGGCACTACTGGTTCGGCGAGGGCGATCGGATCCTCGACCGTCCGTTTCGAGAGGTGCTCGAGAGCGGTGCGCCGGAAGTGTCCTTCTGCCTGGCGTGGGCCAATCAATCGTGGACGGGCATCTGGCACGCGGCAGGAGACAAGGTCCTCAAGCACCAGCGCTACCCGGGCCCGGAAGACGATCAGCGGCACTTCGACGCGATCCTGCCGGCCTTCCGCGACCCGCGCTACCTCCGTGTGCGCGGCAAGCCGGTGTTCTACGTCTTCCGCCCGGAGGAACTGCCCGATGCCCGTGCTTTCGTCGACCGCTGGCAGCGGATGGCAGAAGCTGCGGGACTGGACGGCATCTATCTCGTCGCCGAGGCGAGCGATCTCCTCGGGGAGGGTTCGCGATACACGAGTGCGGAGCAGGACGGCTTCGATGCTTCGGTCTACATGCGGCTTCCCGCGAGAGTCACTCCGGCAACCCGACTGAAGATGCGCGCTCGGCGGCGCCTCCGCGGCGGGCCCGAGATCTGGCCGTACTCCGACTCCGTCGTCGACACGTTCCCGCGGCACCCGCAGGTGCAGCCATGCGTCTATCCGAACTGGGACAACACTCCGCGCTCCGGCCGTCGCGGTCTGGTGGTGACGGGAGCGACTCCCGACGGTTTCCAGCGCAACGTCGAGGCGGCTGCCGCGCTGCTGGGCGATCGCCCGCCGGAGGAACGACTGCTCTGGGTCAAGTCCTGGAATGAGTGGGCCGAAGGCAACCATCTGGAGCCGGATCTGCGCGACGGCCACGGATGGTTGCGCGCCCTGCGAGCGGGGTTGGCGACATGACGGACGCCGAGCCGGCGTCCGTTCCGTTGCGGATCGCGATGATCTCGTACTACCTGCCCAGCGAGAGCAAGATCGGAGTCGGCTACCAGGTTCACGCCCTGGCCAATGAGCTCGTACGGCGCGGTCATCACGTCGACGTCTTCAGTCCCTGCGCTCCCGTCGACGGCGCGCTGTACGGACATGTCCACTTGCCGCTCACCGGATCTCTTCGCACCTTCCGGTTCGCGTTCGTGATGCGCCGACAGGATCTGTCCTCCTACGACGTGCTTCATGCGCACGGCGAGGACTACTGGATGTGGCGGAGACGGGTCCCTATGCACGTCCGGACTCTGCACGGCTCCTGCTTCGAAGAGGCGATACACATCCGCGGGATCGGCGAGAAGCTGCGCATGGTGCTGCTGGGCTTCACCGAAGTTCTGGCGAGTGTGGTCGCTGATCACACCGTCCTCATCTCGCCGCAGACCCGTCGGTGGACGCCCTGGGTTCGCACGGTCATCCCGAACGGAGTGGATGCCGCCCGCTTCGCGTCGGACGGTTCAGCCCGGGCTTCCCAGCCCACGGTGCTCTTCGTCGGCACATGGCATCAGCGCAAGCGCGGCGCGGAACTGGCGCGCATCTTCTCCGAGCAGGTGCGCCCTCACGTTCCGGATGCCTGCCTCCGGATGGTGACGCAGGATGCGCCGTCCGAGCTGCCCGATGGTGTGCAAGCGCTGGGCCGCTTGTCCGACGATGAGCTCGCACAGGAATACCGCCGGGCGTGGGCGTTCTGTCTTCCCTCGGCTTACGAGGGATTCGGCATCCCCTACGCCGAAGCGATGACCGCCGGCCTGCCGGTCATCGCGACTCCGAACCCGGGAGCACGCTTCGTGACCGGCGACGGCCGCTATGGTGTGCTCACCGACATGGCCGGGCTTGGAGCGGAGTTGACGGCGGTGCTGAGGCATCCGTCGCTGCGTGATCGTCTCGGTGCTGCAGCGAGAGAACGTGCGCGGGACTTCGACCTGCGTCTTGTTGCGGACGCGTACGTCGGCGTCTACCGCGGACGCACCCGCGCGCGCCACGGCGGCGGCGCTTGATCGCCAGCGCCAGGCGCTTGAGGGCAGGCGGCTTCTCGGCGATGATCCGAGCCCAGCGCGGAAGACGGTCGAACGGCCGAGAGCTCACGACCCGCCCGCTTCGGCAGGGGAGAAGACTCCGATCGGATCCCAGGTCCGCCATCGGGTGGGGCTGTCCACGATGATGCGCTCCGTCGGCGGGATCGGCCCGTCGGCGCCGACGCCATCGTCGGAGAGATATCGGGCCCAGAGGTGCTGTCGCTCTTCACCATTCAACGAAGCCCAGTACCGCCAATGGGTCGCAATCGATGAATCCATGCCCGCGGCTTCGAGCGCCGCGACGCCGTGCTCGACCTTTCGGCTGTACTGCTCGATCGATCGATACGAGAAGTGGAGCATGTGCAAGCCGCGAACTGGCGTCTCGGTGGAGTCACGAAGGGCGTGGTTGCCCTCCCCCACGAATGCCCAGCGGCGGGCGCGGAAGGTGATGCGAAGCCATCGGCTCTCGCGTCGCTCTACCTGCACAGGTCCGGGGGTGCCGAGCTCGATACGCCGCCTCGACACCGTCGGGTAGACGTTCCGGAAGTCGCACCATACGGCGTCTACGGTCTGACGAGCCAAGAAGGAAGCGACGCTCTCGCCCTCGGCGAACCAGAACTCGTCGGCATCGAAGGGAACCACCCAATCGGCTCCTGCGCGCCAGGCGAGGTGGGACAGGTACGACACCTTGCCGCCCTGATGAAACCCCACCTGGCGATCGGTTCCGACGTGGACGCGATGGTCGTCGGCCGCAACCCGATCCAGGACCGAACGCGTTGCATCGGTGGAGAGGTTGTCGACCACGATGACGCCGGCCAAGCCCTGCGAGAGCATATGGCGCACCGTGTGCTCGATGATGTCTTCCTCGTTGCGCGCCATGCAGACGCCCCACACGGAGCCGGCGATCCGCGGGCGGCGGGCCAGCCCGGGAACGGTGATCATCGCATTCGTGCGCCGCTGAGTCGGCCCGAACCGCTCCAACTGCAGGCGAGACAAGATCTTGGCCCGCTGCAGGCTCGAGAGGACCGTCGGCGGCAGGATCGCGATGAGGCGCGCCTTGAGCGACTTCACGTTCGGCGTCCGGGGACAATGCGCCGCAGCATTCTCTTGCCCCACCGGGCAAGCCAAGTCGTGCGCGAGCCCCGAGGAACCGTCAGAACCAGAAGCGCCATCTGCTCGGCGGGCGACAGCTCGGTCTCGGAGAGCCCCAAGAGGAGGTGTTCCACGTTGGGCCCGATCTGCGGGTGGGTGGGGAAGACGCCTCCAAGGCGGATGCTCGCCATGGCTGAGAGAAGCGGACCGGCCATGGGCGAGGTCGTCGTCGCCGATGCCGGGTGCACGCGATACAGGAGGTCGCGCGTGTCTATCCGGTGGATGCCTCCCGCCATGCGGGCGACATTCAGATTCAGGATGTGGTCGTCGAGGGCTCGCGCGTGCGGGGTGCAGCCCCCCGCCGCGATCGCGATCTCGCGCTCGTACAGCACGGACGTGGTCAGCATGGCGGCGCCCATCATGAGGCGCTGCACGGTGATCACCTCGGTTCTTTCTGCGACGGAGGGATAGGGCGCCCCATGGATCAGAGTGCTTTCCTGGCCGGGGTTGATCCACAGTTCGGGCCACCGCTCTCTGCCGTCGCCGACCGCTTCGAGGGCCGGTCGGTCAGACGTCACCGCGAACGGCGTCTCCGTCGAGGCGACGGCCGCCACCCCGGCTGTGTGGGCGTAGTCCACCAGATTCCGCACGCGATCGTGGCGCCAGAGGTCGTCCTGATCGAGGAAGGCCACCCAGCGCCCGCGCGCATGCGCGAGGCCACGATTTCGCGCGACGGCCACGCCGAAGTTCTCCTGGGCGAGAACCGTGCGGGCGACGCCGGATCGCCGTGCGATGTCGAGCGAGTCGTCGGTTGAGCCGTCATCAACGATGATGACCTCCAACTCCGTATAGTCCTGCGCGCCGAGGCTCTCCAGTGTGGCGGCGAGATGCTGAGAGCCGTTGTAGGTCGGCACGATGACCGTGACGAGGTCATGCGGTGTGGACGGCATCGACGTCCCGTTCAGACGAATCGCTTGGCGTACCCCAGCCGGTACGTCAGGTCACGCGAGCGATGGCGGATGAAGCGAGCGGGATTCCCGCCGACGAGGGCGAACGGCTCGACGTCCTTGGTCACGACGGACCCGGCAGCCACGACGGCTCCTCGCCCGATCGTCACTCCGGGCAGCACGATGGAATGGCTGGACACCCACGCGTAGTCTTCGACGA from the Microbacterium atlanticum genome contains:
- the cls gene encoding cardiolipin synthase gives rise to the protein MITITFDATWWAVLVLVLDLTIRIAAIIIVPRNRRPTAAMAWLLAIYFIPIIGVFLFLLIGNPRLPRKRRRKQERINEYIHDTSASLDFGTLRPHAPSWFTSLVTLNRNLGAMPLAGDNSAQLIPDYQESLDAMADAIRAAERYVHVEFYIFQADASTDNFFRALEEVAARGVPVRVLLDHWANRGKPKYRRTIKRLDAMGAQWRLMLPVQPLRGKYQRPDLRNHRKLLVVDGRVAFTGSQNVTDSTYNLRKNIRRGLHWVDLMARIEGPVVASVNAVFLSDWYSETDEVLTDDIDLFDVQAGPGDLDCQIVPSGPGFEFQNNLKLFAGLLYAAQRQIIVVSPYFVPDEALLLAITTACQRGIHVELFVSEEGDQAIVYHAQRSYYEALLRAGVKIWMYKRPYILHTKSLTIDDEVAIIGSSNMDMRSFGLNMEISMLVRGEEFVRQMRGVEDMYRSHSRELTLAEWEKQPLRSTILDNLARLTSALQ
- a CDS encoding glycosyltransferase family 39 protein, whose translation is MNAVHTARFLARSEVVALVALVLTALICGAAAAVIVPPGLPYDEPAHWSNVLFYARERALPVLGEEGVLYQAQQAPLYYAVAALIMSVVGEGGEGLLAVRLLGALGGAVVVGVTFFLLRAAVPRDRLVVATGTAFVALNPMLTVMAASVQNDSWALAAGFGAVLAAVVSRPWNSWAAGAAIGALSAAAMLVKVSMAPLVVGIVAWLLLHRRVRTAVVATVVVAASTAWWFVRNLLLYGDATGQAGVEAAGFEFGTGGLSVDALARSVLTYLSVPTEYLRNTLVSPWWADVLIFFIAAAIAAGGVMLLRRAREIGDRAPLQLVLIVGAASVTAWLLQVNLGWQVAFRTAYGVIPLVALAYGGTTLLARRPLGRIAVACVACGLLLVLGAWVATALVITSPPAMLPF
- a CDS encoding PqqD family protein, whose translation is MTGFVPGPGVGFVVEAGDVYVARLPDGPILQLTDTAALIWEAALAGPRQTLVMRLAELVAAEPANISGDVMDFIDRLTREGLIRPAPVGDTEPIG
- a CDS encoding O-antigen ligase family protein, yielding MQTAMWRDRLAQWWAGAWRWVLMAAGAVVAVTVLLGQQSAMGLVTASAIAGLVIAAALTPRVPLAVALMATPALFIPVRAGLGGADLSVSDVALAAAFGTAILLGHRPYSRPLRQILWLNLVYQFATLFTVIVNPYAANTVEWFHAWLLVSGAIIVGWALGRAGYARPALILMIGAACMIAVGTIVTGLIQFSRGDLGPVYPSWPVEMHKNFAGTVMAFAAVVAYANPQWLSLTRGWARAAFWLLCVGIVLTQSRQAALGLIVAVVVLALRRGAGGNRHSRLVLLLLAPAVWLIAVMVLDQVSSDNQFNSANTRLEWLRAMFAYWKEAPVFGHGLRYWYQGGWADFQPPQAEVEVAVSAGVVGLIGFIVMWLGILVILWRVDPVYGTLAFAVLLSRLVQSQFDLFWVAGQVSIPFVIAGICLGAQASAAERRESFTADLAAPVARR
- a CDS encoding polysaccharide biosynthesis tyrosine autokinase — translated: MELRDYVRGLRRHWLAIVMMVLVGFGASFVWVQLQTPVYEAAADGIAKLDQSELDEQSIIQIGDPAAAAKVPSFLVIAGWRDVAQYVIEDLGLDTTPEELIERVAVSNPEGTTILRVVAQADSPTAARELAESWLRGMVDTIDQVDGNGSPGSAPVNIVAGDSASLPSEPIFPDLRTSLIVGGVIGLGFGVGFALMRTASDRRVRTADDVEKKTEVAVVGTLPFAKQSGAETRLFDPDAARGGPGFAVAEALRTLRTNLQFMDVDNPPRTIVITSPLPGDGKSTVACNLALTLAANGSHVVLVDGDLRRSKVAETMGVSSSAGLSDVLAGRAEVVDVLQRAPQSKNLFVLAAGSPPPNPSEVLGSARMKHLLDDLAEHSTVIIDAPPLIPVTDGAVLSHQADGALVVVSLGKTTFDLVEKALDTLRKARGRALGIVLNKVPLRGADASPYSYEYQRHYSAGHAKRGAPAAAAEAVPSAADEPLSSSGGRPVDHTRPTFLAAASLDAAASDEAGAMDDVGGLDAEAAEVRPTAQPSPRNSGAAPASASAPAEGGGVFDELLAPDHDGSAHGEQTGAPRRHRARRG
- a CDS encoding glycoside hydrolase family 99-like domain-containing protein yields the protein MSLELRARAVAFYLPQFFPIPENDDWWGPGFTEWTNAARARPLFRGHQQPTLPADLGFYDLRVPETRQAQSDLARQYGVEAFAYWHYWFGEGDRILDRPFREVLESGAPEVSFCLAWANQSWTGIWHAAGDKVLKHQRYPGPEDDQRHFDAILPAFRDPRYLRVRGKPVFYVFRPEELPDARAFVDRWQRMAEAAGLDGIYLVAEASDLLGEGSRYTSAEQDGFDASVYMRLPARVTPATRLKMRARRRLRGGPEIWPYSDSVVDTFPRHPQVQPCVYPNWDNTPRSGRRGLVVTGATPDGFQRNVEAAAALLGDRPPEERLLWVKSWNEWAEGNHLEPDLRDGHGWLRALRAGLAT
- a CDS encoding glycosyltransferase family 4 protein; translated protein: MTDAEPASVPLRIAMISYYLPSESKIGVGYQVHALANELVRRGHHVDVFSPCAPVDGALYGHVHLPLTGSLRTFRFAFVMRRQDLSSYDVLHAHGEDYWMWRRRVPMHVRTLHGSCFEEAIHIRGIGEKLRMVLLGFTEVLASVVADHTVLISPQTRRWTPWVRTVIPNGVDAARFASDGSARASQPTVLFVGTWHQRKRGAELARIFSEQVRPHVPDACLRMVTQDAPSELPDGVQALGRLSDDELAQEYRRAWAFCLPSAYEGFGIPYAEAMTAGLPVIATPNPGARFVTGDGRYGVLTDMAGLGAELTAVLRHPSLRDRLGAAARERARDFDLRLVADAYVGVYRGRTRARHGGGA
- a CDS encoding glycosyltransferase family 2 protein; translated protein: MKSLKARLIAILPPTVLSSLQRAKILSRLQLERFGPTQRRTNAMITVPGLARRPRIAGSVWGVCMARNEEDIIEHTVRHMLSQGLAGVIVVDNLSTDATRSVLDRVAADDHRVHVGTDRQVGFHQGGKVSYLSHLAWRAGADWVVPFDADEFWFAEGESVASFLARQTVDAVWCDFRNVYPTVSRRRIELGTPGPVQVERRESRWLRITFRARRWAFVGEGNHALRDSTETPVRGLHMLHFSYRSIEQYSRKVEHGVAALEAAGMDSSIATHWRYWASLNGEERQHLWARYLSDDGVGADGPIPPTERIIVDSPTRWRTWDPIGVFSPAEAGGS
- a CDS encoding glycosyltransferase family A protein, giving the protein MPSTPHDLVTVIVPTYNGSQHLAATLESLGAQDYTELEVIIVDDGSTDDSLDIARRSGVARTVLAQENFGVAVARNRGLAHARGRWVAFLDQDDLWRHDRVRNLVDYAHTAGVAAVASTETPFAVTSDRPALEAVGDGRERWPELWINPGQESTLIHGAPYPSVAERTEVITVQRLMMGAAMLTTSVLYEREIAIAAGGCTPHARALDDHILNLNVARMAGGIHRIDTRDLLYRVHPASATTTSPMAGPLLSAMASIRLGGVFPTHPQIGPNVEHLLLGLSETELSPAEQMALLVLTVPRGSRTTWLARWGKRMLRRIVPGRRT